ACCAATCGTCCGGGCTATCGTAGTAGAGCGGCAGCACCTTCTGCTCCATCGCCTCGTAGAAGCCGAGCAGGTCGTGGCGGTCGCGTGCGATGGCATCCAGGCTCGGATCCGCCGGCGGGATGATGAAGCTGTTGTGACCGTCCTCGGAGAACTCGCAGACCCAGCCGTCGTAGGTGGAGAGATTGATCGCGGCATTCATCGCCGCCGTCATGCCGGAAGTGCCGGAGGCCTCGCGGGTCACGATCGGGTTGTTCAGCCAGATGTCCGCGCCGTACTTGAGCTGGCGGGAAAGCTCCAGCTCGTAGCCCACCAGCACCGCCACGTTCGGGAAGTCCTTCGTGGTCTGCACCAGGTGGTTGAAGGTCTCGATCGCGCCGAAGTCGAAGGGGAAGGGCTTGCCGGCCCAGATGATCTGCACCGGCTTGTCGTTGTTGTTTACCAGCGAGCGAAACATGCGGATGTCCCGCGTGATCAGGTCCGGCCGCTTGTAGCCGGCGAAGCGGCGCGCCCACACGATCGTCAGCACGTCCGGGTTGAAAAGCTTGCCGGTCTGGTTCGCCACCGTCTGGAAGAGGCGGGACTTCAGCTCGCGCTTGCGGCTGGCCAGCGTGGCGATGTCTCCCTCCAGCCGCGAGCCTTCCAGCCCCCGGTCCTTCCAGAACTTGCCGTTCTGCGCGTTCGTCACATGCGTGATCGGGCAGATGCCCGGATAGCTCTCCCACATCTTGCGGGAGACCTCCCCGTGCAGCTTGGACACCGCGTTGGACAGGTGGCTCACGCGCAGCGCCGCCAGCGAGTGGTTGAACACGTCATCCTCGATGCCGGTGATCTTCCGCACCTCGTCCATCGGCACCGAGCCGAAGAAGGAGAAGTCGTGCAGCAGCTTGAAGTCGTGCTTCTCGTTGCCCGCTTCCTCCGGCGTGTGCGTGGTGAAGACGAAGCGCTTCTTCACTTCGTCCAAGCTACGATGCTTCTCGTAGACACGGAAGGCGGCGGACAGGCCGTGGGCCTCGTTCAGATGCCACACCTCCGGGTCCACGCCCAGCTCTTCCAGCAGGCGGGCACCACCTGCACCCAGCACGATGTATTGGGCGATCCGGCGCAGTGGGTCGTTGTCGTAGAGGCGGTGCGTGATCGCGCGGGACAGGCCGTCGTTCTCGTCGATGTCCGTGGTCAGGAAGAACATCGGCACCGTGCCGAAGACATCGCCCGGCAGGAACATCGCCTTCACCCACACCGGGTGGCCGTGCACCGGCACTTGGAACTTGATTCCGGTATCCTGGAGGAAAGCGTACTGCTTCTTGCGGAACTGCACCGCCATCTCGCGCTCCTCGCCGCGGGCCTGGTCGTAGTAGCCGTAGGTCCAGAGCATGCCGATGCCGCAGAGGTTCTGCTTCATCGCCGCAGCCGAGCGCATGTGGGACCCGGCCAGGAAGCCGAGACCGCCGGAGTAGATCTTGAAGATCTGGTCGATCGCGAACTCGCACGAGAAATACACCGCGCTTTTCGAGAACTTCGGGTCGATCTCGTAGGAGTGGGAAAACGGCTTGGGTAGGAAAGATCCGGACATGGCGGGCGCGGGTTCTTGGCGGGTGAGAGAAAGGATGTCTTTGAGTGCCGGGCGTTTGGCAGGCCCGGCACGCGGGTGAGCCGTGGCCCAAATCCATGGCTTTGTCGAGCCCCGGACCGGCGCATGCTGTTTCCGTACCAGCTTGCCACGATTCCCCAATCACGGTGGCAAGCAGAGTGACAGAGCATATCTCCGGCGTGGCACGCCAGTTGCTCATGCGTAGATTCACCATGAGACTCGCGTCGCCAGGCAGGGAGGGTGGATTGGGCCGCAGGGTCCGGTGGGTGCTGTTGTGGACACTCGGTCTGCTCGGTGCGCTTGCCGCGCAAGAAGGCAGCTCCAAATCCGCTCAGGGAATCATCGCCGAAGCCGCCGTGGGCTCGATGGATGCGGACAAACAGAAGTCGCTCGTCGAGTCGCTCGTGGATGCAAATCCGGACGAGGTGGTCCTCTGGCTCACGAAGTGGAAGGAGGGAGAGATCTACCTCTATCAGGATGCCGCGGGCACTGACCTGGCGGTCACGCTGGAAGGCGCGCCGGATGGCGAGGAGAAGTATGCCCTCAGTGCCCTCGCCACGGGCAAGCCGGTAACCGCGGAGGGTGGCGCTGCCATTCGCGCCACTAAGGATGAACTCTATATGGCGGATACGGATTCCTCGCTCCGCCGCGTGATGAAGGGCGTCACCGACCGCATCGCGCTCTCCTCCCCGGATCCCGTCAAGCGCCTGCGCGCCATTCAGGATACCGGGCTGGAACAGGATCCCGCCAAGCTGCCGCTGCTGGAGCAAAGCGCCACCGTGGAAACTTCCGGCAAGATCAAGGATGCGCTCGCCGAGGCGATGGCCCTGATCAAGCTCCGCTCCGAGGATCTCGCCATGCGGGAAGCCGCCGTGAAGGAGCTCGGGGACATGGGCTCCATCGCCTCTCAGGAAGCGATCAAGACCGTAAAGGGGGAGGCGGAGAAGAGCGGCCAGGTCAGCCTCGTCGGTGCCTGCGATACCGCCCTGAAGGACATCTCCAGCCACATCTCCCGGGTCAATACAGTCGGCACCATGTTCCGTGGCTTGTCGAAGGGCAGCATCCTCCTGATCGCGGCCATCGGCCTCGCCATCACCTTCGGCCTCATGGGCGTGATCAACATGGCCCACGGCGAACTGATCGTGGTCGGTGCCTACACCACTTACCTGATCCAGAATCTCTTCGCCGCCGGCATCCGCATGTCGCCCTTCGGCCTCACGATCAACATCCCCGGGATGAATCTCACGGGATCCAGCCTCGGGCTCTATTTCCTCGTGGCCATTCCTGCCAGCTTCCTCGTTGCAGCCGGGGTCGGCCTGTTGCTGGAGCGGGGGATCATCCGCTTCCTCTACAAGCGCCCGCTGGAATCGCTGCTCGCCACCTGGGGTGTTTCGATGGTCATCCAGCAGCTCTTCCGCCTCGTGTTCGGCGCGAGCAATGTGCAGGTGGACAGCCCCGCCTATCTCTCCGGAAACTGGACCGTGAACGATGTCGTCTTCGGCTGGAACCGGGTCTTCGTCATCGCCTTCGCCGCGCTAATCATTTTCCTGACTTGGGCCGTCCTTACGAAGACATCGCTCGGCCTGCTGATCCGCGCCGTGATGCAGAATCGCGGCATGGCGGCCTGTATGGGCGTCCGCACCGAGCGGGTGAACATGATGACCTTCGCCTTCGGCAGCGGCCTCGCCGGTCTTGCCGGTGCCTTCCTCTCCCAGATCGGGAATGTGGGGCCGAATCTCGGCCAAGACTACATCGTGGATTCCTTCATGACCGTCGTGGTCGGCGGCGTGGGGAACATCATGGGAACCGTCATCAGTGCGCTTGGCATCGGCATGGCGGACCAGACTCTCCAGCAGACTTTGGGCGATCCCGTCACGGGTAAGATCCTCGTGCTCGGTGCCATCATCCTCTTCCTCCAGTGGAAGCCCTCGGGCCTCTTCGCCACCCGCTCCCGTAGCCTCGACTGATGAATACCGCGCTTACCGGAAAGGTTCCCTACCTCGTGTTCGCCGCCGTGGCGCTCATCCTGGTGGTCGTCATGCCCGCCCTGAATGCCGGAGGGCTGGTATCGGACTTCACTCTCAACACTTGGGGCAAGTACCTGTGCTACGCCCTGCTCGCCATCGCGGTGGATCTGCTCTGGGGCTACACCGGCCTCCTCTGTCTCGGCCAAGCGCTGTTCTTCAGTCTGGGCGGTTACATGCTCGGCATGCACCTGATGCTCATGATCGGTCCGGATGCGGTCTATAAGAGCGCGCTGCCGGACTTCATGGACTTCATGGGCCGCAAGGAACTGCCTGGATTCTGGCAGCCCTTCCACTCCTTCTCCTTCGCCACGCTGATGATCTTCGTGGTACCGGGTCTGCTTGCCGGGATCTTCGGCTTCCTTGCGTTCCGCTCGCGGATCAAGGGCGTCTACTTCTCCATCCTCACGCAGGCGCTGACCTATGGCGCGGCACTGATGTTCTTCCGCAATGAACTCTACATGGGCGGGAACAACGGCTTCACCGACTTCCGCACCATCCTCGGCGCGGATCTCCGCACGCCCGAAGCCAAGCGCATGCTCTATATCGCCTCGGCAATCACTCTTGTCCTCGTCTTCCTCGCCTGCACTTGGCTGACGAGAAGCCGCTTTGGCCTGATCCAGCGGGCGATCCGGGATAGCGAGAACCGGGTGCTCTTCTCCGGCTACGCCGCCGCGAACTTCAAGCTCTTCGTCTTCGTCATCTCCGCGATGATCGCCGCGGTCGGTGGTGCGCTCTACGTCCCGCAGGTCGGCATCATCAATCCCAGCGAGATGCTCACCGAGAAGTCGCTGGAAGCCGTCGTGTGGGTGGCCTTGGGTGGGCGCGGCACACTTTACGGGCCCATCATCGGGGCCATCGCGGTGAATGCCTTCAAGAGCTGGGCCAGCAACAAGTTCCCCGATCTCTGGCCTTTGATCCTCGGCGGTTCCTTCGTTCTCGTCGTGCTCTTCATGCCGAAGGGCATCGTCGGCCTGCCCGGCCAGATCCGCGAACTGATCGCCCGCCGCGAAAGCCGCCGCCTCGCCGCGGCGGAAGACGAACTCCTTACCTCTGCCGCGAAAAGCAAATGAGCATGCAGCCCTATCTCCTGGCCGCGGAGGGACTGAACAAGTCCTTCTCCGGATTCCAGGCTATCCGCGATCTGAACTTCGCTTTGCAGAAGGGCGAGCTCCGCACGGTCATCGGGCCGAACGGTGCGGGGAAAACGACTTTCCTCGACCTCATTACCGGCCGCACCAAGCCGGACAATGGCACGCTTCACTTCGAGCAGACGCACGATCTGCTGCGGATGAACGAGTATCAGATCTACCGCCTCGGCATAGGGCGCAAATTCCAAACGCCCACGGTCTACACCGACCACACGGTGAAGGAGAACCTGATGCTCTCGCTCGCCGGCTCGCGCGGCATCTGGCACTCGCTCTTCGGGCGCGTGACCCCGGAGCAGGAGCATCGCATGGAGGAGATCTTGCACACCATCAAGCTCACCGAGCGTGCTTATGTGAAGGCCGGTTCGCTCGCTCACGGCCAGAAGCAGTGGCTGGAAATTGGCATGCTGCTCGCGCAGGATGCCAAGCTCCTGCTCGTCGATGAACCCGCCGCCGGCATGACCGATGAGGAGACCTATCGCACCGGCGAGTTGCTGCTCTCCCTCGCGGGCAAGCACACCATCGTCGTCATCGAGCATGACATGACCTTCGTCCGCCAGATCTCGCAAGGCCGGACCGTCACCGTGCTGCACCAAGGCAATGTCCTCTGCGAAGGCGCGGTGGACAAAGTGCAGAACGATGAGCGCGTCATCGAAGTTTACCTCGGTCGCAAGAAGAAAGCCGCATGAGTGCCGTAGCCACCGAAGCCCCGACCCTGACCGTCCGCGATGTCTCCGTCTCCATCGGCGGCAGCCGCATCCTGCGCGGCGTGAATCTGGACATCCGCCCGAAGACCGTCTTCTGCCTCATGGGCCGGAATGGCGTGGGCAAGACCACCACGCTCAAGGCGATCACCGGCCTGATGGATGCGAATGCCGGTCACGTCAATCTGCTAGGCACGGAGATCTCCCGCATGAGCCCGGAGAAGCGCGCGCTGAAGGGCATCGGCTTTGTTCCGCAGGGCCGCGAGATCTTTCCGCAGCTCACCGTGGAGGAGAACCTTTACGTCGGTACCATCGCCCGCGGCCGCAAGCCGAAGAAGGAGGAGCTGGACCGGGTTTTCACGCTTTTCCCCATCATCAAGGAATTCCTGCCGCGGAAGGGCGGCATGCTTTCCGGTGGCCAACAGCAGCAGCTTGCCATTGGCCGCGCCCTGCTCACCCGCCCGAAGCTCCTGATCCTCGACGAACCCACGGAAGGCATCCAGCCGAACATCATCGACCAGATCGGGGATGCCATCAAGATGCTTCGCGACGAAGGCGAGATGGCGATTCTACTGGTCGAGCAGTACTTGGATTTCTGCAAGGAACTCGGCGACGACTTCGCCATCCTCGAGCGCGGTCGCGTCGCTGCCGATGGCCCGATGTCCGGCCTTTCCGAAGAGCTCATCAAGGAATTCCTCACTGTCTGATCATGATTCGCCAAACCCTCGACCGGCTGCGCGGTTTCGTCGTTGCCCTTCTCGTTCTTGCGCCTGCCATCGCCGCCGCCCACCCCGGCCACTACCATCCACCGGGAGAAGAGGATGAGTTCGATCAACTTCGCGCGGACTACTTCCACCTCCACGGCTATCTTGAGGTAGGCTTGCTAGCTCTGGCTGTCGTCGCTGCGGGTCTCTTCCGCTTTCACTCGAACCGCAAGGTGCGCGTCGGTGCGGCCATCGTCTTCGGTGGCTCGCTCGCTTTCATCGCCGCGTTCTGATTCCAGCGCCATGCACCTTTCCCCGCGCGAACAGGAGAAGCTGCTCGTCGTCGTCGCCGCCGATCTCGCCCGCCGCCGCCGTGATCGCGGCGTGAAGCTGAATTATCCGGAAACCGTCGCCCTTATCACCGCCGAGATCTTCGAGGGCGCCCGCGATGGCAAGTCGGTGGCCGAACTCATGAGCTACGGCACCACCCTCGTCACCCGGGATCAGGTCATGGAAGGCGTGGCCGAGATGATCCACGACATCCAGGTGGAAGCCACCTTCCCCGATGGCACCAAGCTCGTCACCGTCCACCATCCCGTTAGATAATGATCCCCGGTGAAATCATCACGCCTGCCGGCGCGCCGGACATCGAGCTGAATGTCGGCTTGGCCAAACTGAAGCTCGCCGTCTCTAACAAGGGCGACCGGCCCGTGCAGGTCGGTAGCCACTTCCACTTTGCGGAGGTGAACAGCGAGCTCGATTTCGATCGCTCTGCCGCCCGTGGCTATCGTCTCGACATTCCCGCCGGCACCGCCGTCCGCTTCGAGCCTGGCGATACCCGCGAGGTTCCTCTCGTCGCTTTCGCCGGCAAGCGCGAGATCTACGGGCTGAACAACAGGGTGGATGGACCCTTGGATGCCTGAGCCAATCACGGAACTGCTTTCCTTCCCTTTCCCGCGATGACCCAAACCCGCGCCAACTACGCCGGCACTTTCGGCCCCACGGTCGGCGACCGTGTCCGCCTCGCCGATACCGAGCTCTTCATCGAGGTTGAACGCGACCTCATCGCGGAGAACGGTGGCTATGGGAATGAAGTGAAGTTCGGCGGCGGCAAGGTCATCCGCGATGGAATGGCCCAGTCGCCCTTGGCCTGCGATGCCGATTGCCCTGACCTCGTTATCACCAATGCGCTGATCCTCGATGCCGCGCAAGGCGTGATCAAGGCGGATATCGGCATCAAGCACGGCTGCATTGTCGGCATCGGTCACGCAGGGAATCCGCTGCTGCAGGATGGCATCACCATGGTCATCGGCGCGGCCACCGAGATCATCGCCGGTGAAGGCTGCATCATCACCGCCGGTGGCATCGACACCCACATCCACTTTATCTGCCCGCAGCAGATCGAGCATGCCATCGCCAGCGGCACCACCACCCTCATCGGCGGTGGCACCGGCCCTGCCCACGGCACCTACGCCACCACTTGCACGCCGGGGAAGTGGAACATCCGCCGCATGCTCGAAGCTGCCGAGGCCTTTCCGGTCAATCTGGGCTTCCTCGGCAAGGGCAACTGCTCCTCGCCCGAACCGCTGCGCGAACAGGTGCTCGCCGGAGCCATCGGCCTCAAGCTCCACGAGGACTGGGGCACCACGCCTGCTGCCATCGACACCTGCCTCACCGTGGCGGATGAACTCGATGTCCAGGTCGCCATCCACACCGACACGCTGAACGAAGCCGGTTTCGTCGAGAGCACCCTCGCCGCCTTCAAGGGCCGCACCATTCACACCTACCATTCGGAAGGCGCGGGCGGCGGTCATGCGCCGGACATCATCCGCGTCTGCGGCGAGGCGAATGTCCTCCCGTCTTCCACCAATCCGACGCGACCTTTCACGGTGAACACGATCGACGAGCATCTCGACATGCTCATGGTCTGCCATCACCTCGACTCCCGCATCCCGGAAGACGTCGCCTTCGCTGAAAGCCGCATCCGCCCGGAGACCATCGCCGCGGAGGATCTGCTGCACGATCTCGGTGCCATCTCGATGATGTCGTCGGATTCGCAAGCGATGGGCCGCATCGGCGAGGTGATCACCCGCACCTGGCAGACCGCTCACAAGATGAAGGTGCAGTTCGGCAAGCTGGAGGGTGAGAGCCACCCCGCCGCCGATAACTTCCGCGCCCTGCGCTACGTCGCGAAATATACCATCTGTCCCGCGCTTACCCACGGCATCGGCCACGTCGTCGGCAGCATCGAGGTCGGCAAGCTCGCGGACCTCGTCATCTGGAAGCCCGCCTTCTTCGGCGTGAAGCCGGAGACCGTCTTGAAGGGCGGACTCATCGCATGGGCGAACATGGGGGACCCGAATGCGTCCATCCCCACCCCGCAGCCGATGATGTATCGCCCGCAATTCGGGGCTTTCGGCAAGGCCGTGCACGCTACCTCCATCACCTTCGTCAGCGCCTCCTCTCTTGAGTCGGGCTCGCTCGACGACCTCGGCCTGCAGAAGCAACTCGTGGCCGTGAAAGGCTGCCGCAGTGTCAGCAAGAAGGACCTGCCCTTTAATGACGCCTTGCCCAAGATCACCGTGGACCCCGAGACCTACACCGTCACCGCCGACGGCAAGGAACTCCGCTGCGAACCCTTGGCGGTCCTGCCGATGGCCCAGCGCTATTTCCTGTTCTGAGCTTGATTCGTGTGCCTATTCGTGTATACACGAAGCATGAAGACGATCACCTTGGATGAGGTCGCCTATGAGCGGTTGAAGGCTTGGAAAAAGGGCCCGAAGGACTCTTTTTCCAATGTTGTCAAAAGGCTGGTTCCCGAGGCCGGCACGCTGGGATCATTCCTCCAATTTTCCCAAGCAAACCGGACGGATCAACTCAAAGGCAACGACATCCTTGAGAAATCGGTCAACGAACGTTCATCGGTGAAAAGCGATCCATGGAGCTGATCGCGGATACAACCTTTCTTGTTGGTCTATGGAGGCGACAGGCCTGGGCTACCAAGTTTGCCGGAGAGAATGCTTCGACAGCTATCGCCATTCCTTGGGGGGTTCTTGGTGAGTTTTGGCATGGCACCTTGAGGGCTGGCCACGACTTCGATGTCGTAAAGCGTTTCCTAGCCTTGGGGATACCGATGAACGACGCTGATCAAGTAGTGCCGGTGTACGCCCGGATCTGTTCAGAACTCCAAGACCGAGGCGACTATCGGAAGATCGGCCAGAACGATCTTTGGATTGCAGCGTCCGCGGTTGCTCTTGGAAAGCCCTTGGTGACTCGAAACAGGAGACACTTCGAATCAATCAGAGAGCTTCAACTCGTGATTGTCGGCTAAAGCCATGCACCTCATCCAGCGCTCCCTTTCTCCTTCTTCAGCCCTTACCGCTGCAGACCAGATCACTCTCCATGCGGAGCGCCGCCAGTTCCTCAAGCGTCGCTGGCGCGGCATCGCGGATGACGGCACCGAGTTCGGTTTCGACCTCGATTCCCGCCTGACCGATGGCTGCGTGATCTTCCAGCAGGACGGCAAGGACTACATCGTCCGCCAGGTGCCGGAGTTGGTGTATGAGGTCATCTACCAGTCTCCCGCGCACGCCGCGCTCGTGGCATGGCGGGTCGGCAATCTCCACCTCCCCGCCCAGATCCTCGCGGACCGCATCCACGTGCTGCACGATGAGGCGATGAACCAACTCCTCGCTAGCGAAGGCTGGGACTTCAGTGAGCCGGAAGTGCTCTTCCAACCTCTCAAGGCCATTGCCCATGCCGTCTGACCCGTGGCTCTGGCTGATGCAGGCGAACGACTCCCAGTATCCCTCGGGAGCCTACGCGCATTCCTATGGCTTGGAGGAACTCGTCGAGGCCGGTGTCTTCACCAATGCAGAGGGGTTGGAGCGTTTCCTGGAAACCCAGATCCTGCCCGCCCTCCTCACCTTCGATCTGCCCTACTTCGTCCAAGCCCACGCCGCCGCAAACGCATCCGACACTGCCCGCCTGCTGGAGCTGGATGCCGAGCTCGACGCCTGGCGCCTGCCTGCCGAAACCCGGGATGCCTCCCGCCGCATCGGCTCGCGTCGTCTCGAACTGCTTCGTCAGCTTGCGCCCTCCGATCTCGTCGAGGCGCATGCCGCCGCCTGCCCCTTCAGCCATCATCTCGTCGTCACGGCCATCGAGCTTGCGGCCATCCCCATCGCCCAAGCGGCCCGCGCCTTCGCCTTCCAGACCATCACCGGTTTCGCCACTGCGTCCATGAAGCTCATGCGCCTCGGCCAGAGTGCCTGCCAGAGCATCGTTCGCCGCATGCTCGACCTGCTTGGCAGCGACATCGATGCCGCCCTTTCCCGTCCGCCCGACGGCTGGTTCAATCCTCTGTTAGAAATCGCCTCACTCCGCCATGCCCGCGCCGATGCCCGACTCTTCATCTCCTGAATCTTCCAAGCGTCCCTTCCGCCTCGGTGTCGGCGGCCCCGTCGGCTCGGGTAAGACCATGTGCGTGCTACGGCTTTCGCAGTGGTTGAAGGACGAGATCTCCCTCGCGGTGATCACGAACGACATCTACACCCGCGAGGACGCCGAGTTCCTCCTGCGCGAGGGCGTGCTCCCAGCCGATCGCGTCCGCGGTGTCGAAACCGGCGGCTGCCCGCACACCGCCATTCGCGATGACATCAGCATGAACATGGCCGCTGTGGTCGATCTCGAGCGCGCCCATTCGGATCTCAAACTCATCCTCATCGAGAGCGGCGGCGACAACCTCTCCGCCACCTTCTCGCCCGAACTCGTCGACGCCTACATCTACGTCATCGACGTTGCCGAGGGTGACAAGATCCCCCGCAAGGGCGGCCCGGCCATCCGCACCAGCGATCTCCTCCTCATCAACAAGATCGAGCTCGCCCCCTACGTCGGCGCGGACCTCGCCGTCATGGATCGGGATGCCCGCAAGATGCGCGGCACCCGCCCCTTCATCTTCGCCGATTTGAAGTCCGAAAAAGGTAAGGACGAGCTACTACGCTGGCTGAAGCACGAGTACCTGTTCGTCTAGTACTAGACCCCCCGGAGCTTTCCCTTGACAATCAAGGATCGCGTCACAAACTGGCGCCCTCATCCAAGGAAAGGAGGGCATGGTGGACAGCGACCTTTTGCATACGGAGAAGATCTTGGCGGACCGGAAGACGTTCTTCCTCGATCTCAAGGAGAACGCTCGCGGCATGGTGGTGAAGATCACCGAGGATGTCAGCGGCAACCGCGACACGATCATGGTTCCGGCCGAAATCCTTGGTGATTTCATCGCGGCCCTGACCGACATCAAGGCCACGGCGGACAGCCGCTAGATGCCTTCGCATCCCTTCTGGCAGGGGGCAGAGCTGCTGGAATGTAAGGAATCCCGTGAAAATCGCGTAGGGTAGGCCCTAAGGGGTTGATGCAGCCCCCGATTGCGGGCATAGTCCTAAGCGCTGAGCCCCCCTTCAGTGAAATACCGGCACCCAACAGTATTTCCGTTTTGAACCTGCTGAGACCCCTTCACGAAAACGCCTCCCCCCCCAGCGCGACAAGAAGAGAGAAGTCCGGACCCCTCCGGCGGTCCTTCCTCTTCATCGGGGTTTCGACCCTCCTGCTCTCAGGCGCGGAAGCGGCCCCGCAGGTCTCGTGGCAGCCCGTCACCGACTACTCGATCTCCTTTCCCGGCGATCGTCCTGATGCCGCCCCGGCCATCAATCCTTTCGAGAATTTCACCCACTTCGGCACCGACTTCGGCTGGATGGGTCCGGGCCAAGCCCGCATCGACGGTCACTCCGGCACCATCCGCACCAAGAAAGAGGGCGAGTGGACCGGCGTCTGGCACTCGCTCGCCGGACTGGCCTTGGAGACCGACCGCATGTTCGACCTCTCCGATGTCACCGGTCTGGGCGGTCCGCCGGAGGGTCGCGCGAAAGTAATCGCCGTGACGCTGGATGCTCGTGGCGATGGCGCCCTGCGCATCGAACTCTCGGATTCGGCCAAAATGGTCCGTTGGGCCAAGCCCCTCACCCTCGTCCCCGGCGAGCGCACCCGCCATCGCTTCGAGGTCACCGCGGAAGAGGTCGGCTCCATCAAGTTCATCAACTGGGTCGCCGAGCCCGGCTGTGCCGCAGAGGTGTCCTCCATCGGCTTCGAGGTGGAACGCGCCGAGAAGATGCCCCAGGAGGAGTGGCTCTTCCGCATCTCGCTCGGCAAGCTTCGCCGCTGCCATGATGTCGCCAGCGGCCTCACCCGCGATCGCGCCCACATTCCCGCCGGCGTCTTCGATTCCATCTCTTCGTCCGGGCTGCACGCCCTCGCCACCGCCACCGCTGCTTCGGAAGGCATCCTTGATCGGGAGCAAGCCGCTGCCGAAGTCCGCCGCACCGCCCAGACCATGCTCGGCATGCCGAAGGCGGCGGGCTTCCTGCCCCACTTCAGCCGCCGCAATCCCGAAGGCCGCCCGGAAATCCATCCCGGCACCGAGTACAGCACTGTCGATACCGCCATCGCCTTCCACTCGCTCCGCCTCGCCGCCGGGATCCTCGAGCTGGA
This is a stretch of genomic DNA from Luteolibacter rhizosphaerae. It encodes these proteins:
- the urtE gene encoding urea ABC transporter ATP-binding subunit UrtE, giving the protein MSAVATEAPTLTVRDVSVSIGGSRILRGVNLDIRPKTVFCLMGRNGVGKTTTLKAITGLMDANAGHVNLLGTEISRMSPEKRALKGIGFVPQGREIFPQLTVEENLYVGTIARGRKPKKEELDRVFTLFPIIKEFLPRKGGMLSGGQQQQLAIGRALLTRPKLLILDEPTEGIQPNIIDQIGDAIKMLRDEGEMAILLVEQYLDFCKELGDDFAILERGRVAADGPMSGLSEELIKEFLTV
- the urtD gene encoding urea ABC transporter ATP-binding protein UrtD — its product is MSMQPYLLAAEGLNKSFSGFQAIRDLNFALQKGELRTVIGPNGAGKTTFLDLITGRTKPDNGTLHFEQTHDLLRMNEYQIYRLGIGRKFQTPTVYTDHTVKENLMLSLAGSRGIWHSLFGRVTPEQEHRMEEILHTIKLTERAYVKAGSLAHGQKQWLEIGMLLAQDAKLLLVDEPAAGMTDEETYRTGELLLSLAGKHTIVVIEHDMTFVRQISQGRTVTVLHQGNVLCEGAVDKVQNDERVIEVYLGRKKKAA
- the glgP gene encoding alpha-glucan family phosphorylase, whose product is MSGSFLPKPFSHSYEIDPKFSKSAVYFSCEFAIDQIFKIYSGGLGFLAGSHMRSAAAMKQNLCGIGMLWTYGYYDQARGEEREMAVQFRKKQYAFLQDTGIKFQVPVHGHPVWVKAMFLPGDVFGTVPMFFLTTDIDENDGLSRAITHRLYDNDPLRRIAQYIVLGAGGARLLEELGVDPEVWHLNEAHGLSAAFRVYEKHRSLDEVKKRFVFTTHTPEEAGNEKHDFKLLHDFSFFGSVPMDEVRKITGIEDDVFNHSLAALRVSHLSNAVSKLHGEVSRKMWESYPGICPITHVTNAQNGKFWKDRGLEGSRLEGDIATLASRKRELKSRLFQTVANQTGKLFNPDVLTIVWARRFAGYKRPDLITRDIRMFRSLVNNNDKPVQIIWAGKPFPFDFGAIETFNHLVQTTKDFPNVAVLVGYELELSRQLKYGADIWLNNPIVTREASGTSGMTAAMNAAINLSTYDGWVCEFSEDGHNSFIIPPADPSLDAIARDRHDLLGFYEAMEQKVLPLYYDSPDDWWKLVLTSMNEVVPFFDSDRMVTEYYEKIYA
- a CDS encoding urease subunit beta; amino-acid sequence: MIPGEIITPAGAPDIELNVGLAKLKLAVSNKGDRPVQVGSHFHFAEVNSELDFDRSAARGYRLDIPAGTAVRFEPGDTREVPLVAFAGKREIYGLNNRVDGPLDA
- a CDS encoding urease subunit gamma; amino-acid sequence: MHLSPREQEKLLVVVAADLARRRRDRGVKLNYPETVALITAEIFEGARDGKSVAELMSYGTTLVTRDQVMEGVAEMIHDIQVEATFPDGTKLVTVHHPVR
- the urtC gene encoding urea ABC transporter permease subunit UrtC, with product MNTALTGKVPYLVFAAVALILVVVMPALNAGGLVSDFTLNTWGKYLCYALLAIAVDLLWGYTGLLCLGQALFFSLGGYMLGMHLMLMIGPDAVYKSALPDFMDFMGRKELPGFWQPFHSFSFATLMIFVVPGLLAGIFGFLAFRSRIKGVYFSILTQALTYGAALMFFRNELYMGGNNGFTDFRTILGADLRTPEAKRMLYIASAITLVLVFLACTWLTRSRFGLIQRAIRDSENRVLFSGYAAANFKLFVFVISAMIAAVGGALYVPQVGIINPSEMLTEKSLEAVVWVALGGRGTLYGPIIGAIAVNAFKSWASNKFPDLWPLILGGSFVLVVLFMPKGIVGLPGQIRELIARRESRRLAAAEDELLTSAAKSK
- the urtB gene encoding urea ABC transporter permease subunit UrtB, giving the protein MRLASPGREGGLGRRVRWVLLWTLGLLGALAAQEGSSKSAQGIIAEAAVGSMDADKQKSLVESLVDANPDEVVLWLTKWKEGEIYLYQDAAGTDLAVTLEGAPDGEEKYALSALATGKPVTAEGGAAIRATKDELYMADTDSSLRRVMKGVTDRIALSSPDPVKRLRAIQDTGLEQDPAKLPLLEQSATVETSGKIKDALAEAMALIKLRSEDLAMREAAVKELGDMGSIASQEAIKTVKGEAEKSGQVSLVGACDTALKDISSHISRVNTVGTMFRGLSKGSILLIAAIGLAITFGLMGVINMAHGELIVVGAYTTYLIQNLFAAGIRMSPFGLTINIPGMNLTGSSLGLYFLVAIPASFLVAAGVGLLLERGIIRFLYKRPLESLLATWGVSMVIQQLFRLVFGASNVQVDSPAYLSGNWTVNDVVFGWNRVFVIAFAALIIFLTWAVLTKTSLGLLIRAVMQNRGMAACMGVRTERVNMMTFAFGSGLAGLAGAFLSQIGNVGPNLGQDYIVDSFMTVVVGGVGNIMGTVISALGIGMADQTLQQTLGDPVTGKILVLGAIILFLQWKPSGLFATRSRSLD
- the ureC gene encoding urease subunit alpha — translated: MTQTRANYAGTFGPTVGDRVRLADTELFIEVERDLIAENGGYGNEVKFGGGKVIRDGMAQSPLACDADCPDLVITNALILDAAQGVIKADIGIKHGCIVGIGHAGNPLLQDGITMVIGAATEIIAGEGCIITAGGIDTHIHFICPQQIEHAIASGTTTLIGGGTGPAHGTYATTCTPGKWNIRRMLEAAEAFPVNLGFLGKGNCSSPEPLREQVLAGAIGLKLHEDWGTTPAAIDTCLTVADELDVQVAIHTDTLNEAGFVESTLAAFKGRTIHTYHSEGAGGGHAPDIIRVCGEANVLPSSTNPTRPFTVNTIDEHLDMLMVCHHLDSRIPEDVAFAESRIRPETIAAEDLLHDLGAISMMSSDSQAMGRIGEVITRTWQTAHKMKVQFGKLEGESHPAADNFRALRYVAKYTICPALTHGIGHVVGSIEVGKLADLVIWKPAFFGVKPETVLKGGLIAWANMGDPNASIPTPQPMMYRPQFGAFGKAVHATSITFVSASSLESGSLDDLGLQKQLVAVKGCRSVSKKDLPFNDALPKITVDPETYTVTADGKELRCEPLAVLPMAQRYFLF